The following proteins are co-located in the Doryrhamphus excisus isolate RoL2022-K1 chromosome 3, RoL_Dexc_1.0, whole genome shotgun sequence genome:
- the LOC131124843 gene encoding serrate RNA effector molecule homolog isoform X4, producing MGDSDDEFDRRRRDKFRRERSDMERSREREERRRDDWPDRDWERGRERRRDYDRARRDRFSPPRHVSPQHKRMRRDWDDHRGEPYRFERPYGGGGALFPGVGPQGWPPDLPHLHPHHGGHVLQGRLAMVDPDLPPPGPPTMRSFKDFLLNMEDSVDETEAVKRYNQYKVDFRRQQLQDFFIQHKDQEWFRSKYHPDDIRTSKAESLAALKLRLGVFLFLSDNKWLDSVSLDMEHAPAIIKVLDAAVIKMEGGTDLDLKVLEVPVTGGESSQESATNEVGGAQSHKSMDEDAKQNGEKEPSQDEEEEASEKEEKEAKKGRKRKRSMSADSGEGSASDSSHSDGEKDDDDEEQELPARPRPLHLTTSLFIRSIPPDVCKEEITALCLRYPGFLRVALSDPQPERRFFRRCWVTFDRSINIKETCWNLQNIRLRDCELSPVVNRDLCRRVRSVNGLTHHKPVVRNDIRLAARLVHALDQKGELWQGQMETNPVLNNITDYLIEEVSAEEEELTGCDSGEATDAKDSSSEVTVETDEKLLEVLDRLLVYLRLVHSVDYYNFCEYPAEDEMPHRCGLFHVRGPLPVAKITSTEVSEHQKMCEERLAPLLSPSEVLATEDAARLGKKDPEQEVEKFLSANTQELSKDKWLCPLSGKKFKAPEFVRKHILNKHGDKVAAVRQEVEFFNNYLLDAKRPALPENKPLPPPAQVPPSGFPGQSPQQQSLLGYPPGIRPPMPAFPGGPHYPSNQFGAGRGAYDNFRGQLGGGAFPGKQRNNRGMRGDPRSIIEYRDLDAPDDLDFF from the exons ATGGGGGACAGCGATGATGAGTTTGACAGAAGGAGGCGGGACAAGTTCAGAAGAGAGAGGAGCGACATGGAACGTTCtcgagagagagaagagaggaGACGGGATGACTGGCCTGACAG GGACTGGGAGCGTGGCAGAGAGAGGAGGCGGGACTATGATCGTGCCCGCAGGGACAGATTTTCGCCACCAAGACATGTTAGTCCGCAACACAAACGCATGAGGAGAGATTG GGATGACCATCGGGGAGAGCCTTACCGTTTCGAGCGACCCTATGGAGGAGGTGGGGCGCTGTTTCCGGGGGTGGGGCCTCAGGGCTGGCCACCGGACCTTCCTCACCTTCACCCACATCACGGAGGTCACGTATTGCAGGGCAG GTTAGCAATGGTGGATCCTGACCTCCCGCCCCCAGGCCCCCCCACTATGAGGAGCTTCAAG GACTTCTTGCTGAACATGGAGGACAGCGTTGATGAAACTGAGGCAGTCAAGCGCTACAATCAGTACAAAGTGGACTTCCGGCGGCAGCAGCTGCAAGACTTCTTTATCCAGCACAAAGACCAAGAGTGGTTCCGATCCAAGTACCACCCTGATGACATCAGGACCAGCAAGGCAGAGTCTCTGGCCGCCCTGAAACTGCGTCTGGGCGTGTTCCTCTTTCTGTCAGACAATAAGTGGCTGGACAGTGTGTCGCTGGACATGGAGCACGCTCCTGCCATAATCAAAGTGCTGGATGCAG CTGTCATAAAGATGGAGGGGGGCACAGACTTGGACCTGAAAGTTCTCGAGGTGCCAGTGACCGGTGGCGAGTCGTCCCAGGAGTCGGCCACCAACGAAGTAGGCGGGGCTCAAAGCCACAAG AGCATGGACGAAGACGCCAAGCAGAACGGCGAGAAGGAACCGAGCcaagatgaggaagaggaggcgtcGGAGAAAGAAGAGAAGGAAGCCAAGAAA GGCAGGAAAAGGAAGCGCAGCATGTCAGCTGACAGCGGCGAGGGGTCCGCCTCTGACTCCTCCCACTCTGATGGAGAGaaggacgacgacgacgaggaaCAAG AGTTACCGGCGAGGCCTCGGCCACTCCACCTCACCACCTCGCTCTTCATAAGGAGCATCCCACCAGATGTCTGTAAGGAAGAGATCACCGCT TTGTGTCTCAGGTACCCGGGCTTCCTGCGGGTGGCGCTGTCGGACCCTCAACCAGAGAGGAG GTTCTTCCGTCGCTGTTGGGTGACCTTTGACCGCAGCATCAACATTAAAGAGACCTGCTGGAACTTGCAGAACATCAGA CTACGAGACTGCGAGCTCTCTCCCGTGGTCAACAGAGATTTGTGTCGGCGTGTTCGCAGCGTTAATGGGCTGACGCACCATAAACCTGTGGTGAGAAACGACATCCGTCTAGCAGCCAGACTCGTGCATGCACTGGACCAGAAGGGCGAGCTGTGGCAGGGACAg ATGGAGACCAACCCCGTCCTCAACAACATCACTGACTACCTCATTGAGGAGGTCAgtgctgaggaggaggagctaaCTGGTTGCGACAGCGGCGAAGCAACCGATGCCAAAGACTCCTCCTCTGAAGTCACCGTGGAGACAGATGAGAAATTGCTTGAG GTCCTGGACAGACTCTTGGTCTACTTGCGTCTGGTCCACTCTGTCGACTACTACAACTTCTGTGAGTACCCTGCTGAGGACGAGATGCCTCATCGCTGTGGACTTTTCCATGTGCGTGGACCCCTACCTGTGGCCAAGATCACTTCAACGGAGG TGAGTGAACATCAAAAGATGTGCGAGGAGCGTCTGGCTCCTCTGCTGAGTCCGTCAGAAGTTCTGGCTACAGAAGATGCAGCACGTCTGGGCAAGAAAGACCCAGAACAGGAG gtGGAGAAGTTCCTTTCAGCCAACACTCAGGAGCTCAGTAAAGATAAGTGGCTCTGTCCTCTGAGTGGGAAGAAGTTTAAG GCTCCAGAGTTTGTGCGCAAACACATCTTAAACAAACACGGTGACAAGGTGGCCGCCGTGAGACAGGAGGTGGAGTTTTTTAACAATTACCTGTTGGACGCCAAGAGACCTGCCCTCCCTGAGAACAAGCCCCTCCCACCACCAGCGCAAG TTCCTCCCTCTGGCTTTCCTGGTCAGTCGCCACAACAGCAAAGCCTTCTGGGATATCCACCTGGCATCAGGCCTCCCATGCCCGCATTCCCTG gTGGTCCTCATTACCCATCCAACCAGTTTGGAGCTGGACGTGGGGCGTATGACAACTTCAGGGGTCAGTTAGGAGGTGGCGCATTTCCCGGGAAACAACGCAACAACAG gggcaTGCGAGGAGACCCACGCTCCATCATCGAATACAGAGACCTGGACGCACCAGACGACCTTGACttcttttaa
- the LOC131124843 gene encoding serrate RNA effector molecule homolog isoform X3, which translates to MGDSDDEFDRRRRDKFRRERSDMERSREREERRRDDWPDRDWERGRERRRDYDRARRDRFSPPRHVSPQHKRMRRDWDDHRGEPYRFERPYGGGGALFPGVGPQGWPPDLPHLHPHHGGHVLQGRLAMVDPDLPPPGPPTMRSFKDFLLNMEDSVDETEAVKRYNQYKVDFRRQQLQDFFIQHKDQEWFRSKYHPDDIRTSKAESLAALKLRLGVFLFLSDNKWLDSVSLDMEHAPAIIKVLDAAVIKMEGGTDLDLKVLEVPVTGGESSQESATNEVGGAQSHKSMDEDAKQNGEKEPSQDEEEEASEKEEKEAKKGRKRKRSMSADSGEGSASDSSHSDGEKDDDDEEQELPARPRPLHLTTSLFIRSIPPDVCKEEITALCLRYPGFLRVALSDPQPERRFFRRCWVTFDRSINIKETCWNLQNIRLRDCELSPVVNRDLCRRVRSVNGLTHHKPVVRNDIRLAARLVHALDQKGELWQGQQMETNPVLNNITDYLIEEVSAEEEELTGCDSGEATDAKDSSSEVTVETDEKLLEVLDRLLVYLRLVHSVDYYNFCEYPAEDEMPHRCGLFHVRGPLPVAKITSTEVSEHQKMCEERLAPLLSPSEVLATEDAARLGKKDPEQEVEKFLSANTQELSKDKWLCPLSGKKFKAPEFVRKHILNKHGDKVAAVRQEVEFFNNYLLDAKRPALPENKPLPPPAQVPPSGFPGQSPQQQSLLGYPPGIRPPMPAFPGGPHYPSNQFGAGRGAYDNFRGQLGGGAFPGKQRNNRGMRGDPRSIIEYRDLDAPDDLDFF; encoded by the exons ATGGGGGACAGCGATGATGAGTTTGACAGAAGGAGGCGGGACAAGTTCAGAAGAGAGAGGAGCGACATGGAACGTTCtcgagagagagaagagaggaGACGGGATGACTGGCCTGACAG GGACTGGGAGCGTGGCAGAGAGAGGAGGCGGGACTATGATCGTGCCCGCAGGGACAGATTTTCGCCACCAAGACATGTTAGTCCGCAACACAAACGCATGAGGAGAGATTG GGATGACCATCGGGGAGAGCCTTACCGTTTCGAGCGACCCTATGGAGGAGGTGGGGCGCTGTTTCCGGGGGTGGGGCCTCAGGGCTGGCCACCGGACCTTCCTCACCTTCACCCACATCACGGAGGTCACGTATTGCAGGGCAG GTTAGCAATGGTGGATCCTGACCTCCCGCCCCCAGGCCCCCCCACTATGAGGAGCTTCAAG GACTTCTTGCTGAACATGGAGGACAGCGTTGATGAAACTGAGGCAGTCAAGCGCTACAATCAGTACAAAGTGGACTTCCGGCGGCAGCAGCTGCAAGACTTCTTTATCCAGCACAAAGACCAAGAGTGGTTCCGATCCAAGTACCACCCTGATGACATCAGGACCAGCAAGGCAGAGTCTCTGGCCGCCCTGAAACTGCGTCTGGGCGTGTTCCTCTTTCTGTCAGACAATAAGTGGCTGGACAGTGTGTCGCTGGACATGGAGCACGCTCCTGCCATAATCAAAGTGCTGGATGCAG CTGTCATAAAGATGGAGGGGGGCACAGACTTGGACCTGAAAGTTCTCGAGGTGCCAGTGACCGGTGGCGAGTCGTCCCAGGAGTCGGCCACCAACGAAGTAGGCGGGGCTCAAAGCCACAAG AGCATGGACGAAGACGCCAAGCAGAACGGCGAGAAGGAACCGAGCcaagatgaggaagaggaggcgtcGGAGAAAGAAGAGAAGGAAGCCAAGAAA GGCAGGAAAAGGAAGCGCAGCATGTCAGCTGACAGCGGCGAGGGGTCCGCCTCTGACTCCTCCCACTCTGATGGAGAGaaggacgacgacgacgaggaaCAAG AGTTACCGGCGAGGCCTCGGCCACTCCACCTCACCACCTCGCTCTTCATAAGGAGCATCCCACCAGATGTCTGTAAGGAAGAGATCACCGCT TTGTGTCTCAGGTACCCGGGCTTCCTGCGGGTGGCGCTGTCGGACCCTCAACCAGAGAGGAG GTTCTTCCGTCGCTGTTGGGTGACCTTTGACCGCAGCATCAACATTAAAGAGACCTGCTGGAACTTGCAGAACATCAGA CTACGAGACTGCGAGCTCTCTCCCGTGGTCAACAGAGATTTGTGTCGGCGTGTTCGCAGCGTTAATGGGCTGACGCACCATAAACCTGTGGTGAGAAACGACATCCGTCTAGCAGCCAGACTCGTGCATGCACTGGACCAGAAGGGCGAGCTGTGGCAGGGACAg CAGATGGAGACCAACCCCGTCCTCAACAACATCACTGACTACCTCATTGAGGAGGTCAgtgctgaggaggaggagctaaCTGGTTGCGACAGCGGCGAAGCAACCGATGCCAAAGACTCCTCCTCTGAAGTCACCGTGGAGACAGATGAGAAATTGCTTGAG GTCCTGGACAGACTCTTGGTCTACTTGCGTCTGGTCCACTCTGTCGACTACTACAACTTCTGTGAGTACCCTGCTGAGGACGAGATGCCTCATCGCTGTGGACTTTTCCATGTGCGTGGACCCCTACCTGTGGCCAAGATCACTTCAACGGAGG TGAGTGAACATCAAAAGATGTGCGAGGAGCGTCTGGCTCCTCTGCTGAGTCCGTCAGAAGTTCTGGCTACAGAAGATGCAGCACGTCTGGGCAAGAAAGACCCAGAACAGGAG gtGGAGAAGTTCCTTTCAGCCAACACTCAGGAGCTCAGTAAAGATAAGTGGCTCTGTCCTCTGAGTGGGAAGAAGTTTAAG GCTCCAGAGTTTGTGCGCAAACACATCTTAAACAAACACGGTGACAAGGTGGCCGCCGTGAGACAGGAGGTGGAGTTTTTTAACAATTACCTGTTGGACGCCAAGAGACCTGCCCTCCCTGAGAACAAGCCCCTCCCACCACCAGCGCAAG TTCCTCCCTCTGGCTTTCCTGGTCAGTCGCCACAACAGCAAAGCCTTCTGGGATATCCACCTGGCATCAGGCCTCCCATGCCCGCATTCCCTG gTGGTCCTCATTACCCATCCAACCAGTTTGGAGCTGGACGTGGGGCGTATGACAACTTCAGGGGTCAGTTAGGAGGTGGCGCATTTCCCGGGAAACAACGCAACAACAG gggcaTGCGAGGAGACCCACGCTCCATCATCGAATACAGAGACCTGGACGCACCAGACGACCTTGACttcttttaa
- the LOC131124843 gene encoding serrate RNA effector molecule homolog isoform X1 gives MGDSDDEFDRRRRDKFRRERSDMERSREREERRRDDWPDRDWERGRERRRDYDRARRDRFSPPRHVSPQHKRMRRDWDDHRGEPYRFERPYGGGGALFPGVGPQGWPPDLPHLHPHHGGHVLQGRLAMVDPDLPPPGPPTMRSFKDFLLNMEDSVDETEAVKRYNQYKVDFRRQQLQDFFIQHKDQEWFRSKYHPDDIRTSKAESLAALKLRLGVFLFLSDNKWLDSVSLDMEHAPAIIKVLDAAVIKMEGGTDLDLKVLEVPVTGGESSQESATNEVGGAQSHKSMDEDAKQNGEKEPSQDEEEEASEKEEKEAKKGRKRKRSMSADSGEGSASDSSHSDGEKDDDDEEQELPARPRPLHLTTSLFIRSIPPDVCKEEITALCLRYPGFLRVALSDPQPERRFFRRCWVTFDRSINIKETCWNLQNIRLRDCELSPVVNRDLCRRVRSVNGLTHHKPVVRNDIRLAARLVHALDQKGELWQGQQMETNPVLNNITDYLIEEVSAEEEELTGCDSGEATDAKDSSSEVTVETDEKLLEVLDRLLVYLRLVHSVDYYNFCEYPAEDEMPHRCGLFHVRGPLPVAKITSTEVSEHQKMCEERLAPLLSPSEVLATEDAARLGKKDPEQEVEKFLSANTQELSKDKWLCPLSGKKFKAPEFVRKHILNKHGDKVAAVRQEVEFFNNYLLDAKRPALPENKPLPPPAQAAGVLPVPPSGFPGQSPQQQSLLGYPPGIRPPMPAFPGGPHYPSNQFGAGRGAYDNFRGQLGGGAFPGKQRNNRGMRGDPRSIIEYRDLDAPDDLDFF, from the exons ATGGGGGACAGCGATGATGAGTTTGACAGAAGGAGGCGGGACAAGTTCAGAAGAGAGAGGAGCGACATGGAACGTTCtcgagagagagaagagaggaGACGGGATGACTGGCCTGACAG GGACTGGGAGCGTGGCAGAGAGAGGAGGCGGGACTATGATCGTGCCCGCAGGGACAGATTTTCGCCACCAAGACATGTTAGTCCGCAACACAAACGCATGAGGAGAGATTG GGATGACCATCGGGGAGAGCCTTACCGTTTCGAGCGACCCTATGGAGGAGGTGGGGCGCTGTTTCCGGGGGTGGGGCCTCAGGGCTGGCCACCGGACCTTCCTCACCTTCACCCACATCACGGAGGTCACGTATTGCAGGGCAG GTTAGCAATGGTGGATCCTGACCTCCCGCCCCCAGGCCCCCCCACTATGAGGAGCTTCAAG GACTTCTTGCTGAACATGGAGGACAGCGTTGATGAAACTGAGGCAGTCAAGCGCTACAATCAGTACAAAGTGGACTTCCGGCGGCAGCAGCTGCAAGACTTCTTTATCCAGCACAAAGACCAAGAGTGGTTCCGATCCAAGTACCACCCTGATGACATCAGGACCAGCAAGGCAGAGTCTCTGGCCGCCCTGAAACTGCGTCTGGGCGTGTTCCTCTTTCTGTCAGACAATAAGTGGCTGGACAGTGTGTCGCTGGACATGGAGCACGCTCCTGCCATAATCAAAGTGCTGGATGCAG CTGTCATAAAGATGGAGGGGGGCACAGACTTGGACCTGAAAGTTCTCGAGGTGCCAGTGACCGGTGGCGAGTCGTCCCAGGAGTCGGCCACCAACGAAGTAGGCGGGGCTCAAAGCCACAAG AGCATGGACGAAGACGCCAAGCAGAACGGCGAGAAGGAACCGAGCcaagatgaggaagaggaggcgtcGGAGAAAGAAGAGAAGGAAGCCAAGAAA GGCAGGAAAAGGAAGCGCAGCATGTCAGCTGACAGCGGCGAGGGGTCCGCCTCTGACTCCTCCCACTCTGATGGAGAGaaggacgacgacgacgaggaaCAAG AGTTACCGGCGAGGCCTCGGCCACTCCACCTCACCACCTCGCTCTTCATAAGGAGCATCCCACCAGATGTCTGTAAGGAAGAGATCACCGCT TTGTGTCTCAGGTACCCGGGCTTCCTGCGGGTGGCGCTGTCGGACCCTCAACCAGAGAGGAG GTTCTTCCGTCGCTGTTGGGTGACCTTTGACCGCAGCATCAACATTAAAGAGACCTGCTGGAACTTGCAGAACATCAGA CTACGAGACTGCGAGCTCTCTCCCGTGGTCAACAGAGATTTGTGTCGGCGTGTTCGCAGCGTTAATGGGCTGACGCACCATAAACCTGTGGTGAGAAACGACATCCGTCTAGCAGCCAGACTCGTGCATGCACTGGACCAGAAGGGCGAGCTGTGGCAGGGACAg CAGATGGAGACCAACCCCGTCCTCAACAACATCACTGACTACCTCATTGAGGAGGTCAgtgctgaggaggaggagctaaCTGGTTGCGACAGCGGCGAAGCAACCGATGCCAAAGACTCCTCCTCTGAAGTCACCGTGGAGACAGATGAGAAATTGCTTGAG GTCCTGGACAGACTCTTGGTCTACTTGCGTCTGGTCCACTCTGTCGACTACTACAACTTCTGTGAGTACCCTGCTGAGGACGAGATGCCTCATCGCTGTGGACTTTTCCATGTGCGTGGACCCCTACCTGTGGCCAAGATCACTTCAACGGAGG TGAGTGAACATCAAAAGATGTGCGAGGAGCGTCTGGCTCCTCTGCTGAGTCCGTCAGAAGTTCTGGCTACAGAAGATGCAGCACGTCTGGGCAAGAAAGACCCAGAACAGGAG gtGGAGAAGTTCCTTTCAGCCAACACTCAGGAGCTCAGTAAAGATAAGTGGCTCTGTCCTCTGAGTGGGAAGAAGTTTAAG GCTCCAGAGTTTGTGCGCAAACACATCTTAAACAAACACGGTGACAAGGTGGCCGCCGTGAGACAGGAGGTGGAGTTTTTTAACAATTACCTGTTGGACGCCAAGAGACCTGCCCTCCCTGAGAACAAGCCCCTCCCACCACCAGCGCAAG CTGCTGGTGTGCTTCCAGTTCCTCCCTCTGGCTTTCCTGGTCAGTCGCCACAACAGCAAAGCCTTCTGGGATATCCACCTGGCATCAGGCCTCCCATGCCCGCATTCCCTG gTGGTCCTCATTACCCATCCAACCAGTTTGGAGCTGGACGTGGGGCGTATGACAACTTCAGGGGTCAGTTAGGAGGTGGCGCATTTCCCGGGAAACAACGCAACAACAG gggcaTGCGAGGAGACCCACGCTCCATCATCGAATACAGAGACCTGGACGCACCAGACGACCTTGACttcttttaa
- the LOC131124843 gene encoding serrate RNA effector molecule homolog isoform X2, with translation MGDSDDEFDRRRRDKFRRERSDMERSREREERRRDDWPDRDWERGRERRRDYDRARRDRFSPPRHVSPQHKRMRRDWDDHRGEPYRFERPYGGGGALFPGVGPQGWPPDLPHLHPHHGGHVLQGRLAMVDPDLPPPGPPTMRSFKDFLLNMEDSVDETEAVKRYNQYKVDFRRQQLQDFFIQHKDQEWFRSKYHPDDIRTSKAESLAALKLRLGVFLFLSDNKWLDSVSLDMEHAPAIIKVLDAAVIKMEGGTDLDLKVLEVPVTGGESSQESATNEVGGAQSHKSMDEDAKQNGEKEPSQDEEEEASEKEEKEAKKGRKRKRSMSADSGEGSASDSSHSDGEKDDDDEEQELPARPRPLHLTTSLFIRSIPPDVCKEEITALCLRYPGFLRVALSDPQPERRFFRRCWVTFDRSINIKETCWNLQNIRLRDCELSPVVNRDLCRRVRSVNGLTHHKPVVRNDIRLAARLVHALDQKGELWQGQMETNPVLNNITDYLIEEVSAEEEELTGCDSGEATDAKDSSSEVTVETDEKLLEVLDRLLVYLRLVHSVDYYNFCEYPAEDEMPHRCGLFHVRGPLPVAKITSTEVSEHQKMCEERLAPLLSPSEVLATEDAARLGKKDPEQEVEKFLSANTQELSKDKWLCPLSGKKFKAPEFVRKHILNKHGDKVAAVRQEVEFFNNYLLDAKRPALPENKPLPPPAQAAGVLPVPPSGFPGQSPQQQSLLGYPPGIRPPMPAFPGGPHYPSNQFGAGRGAYDNFRGQLGGGAFPGKQRNNRGMRGDPRSIIEYRDLDAPDDLDFF, from the exons ATGGGGGACAGCGATGATGAGTTTGACAGAAGGAGGCGGGACAAGTTCAGAAGAGAGAGGAGCGACATGGAACGTTCtcgagagagagaagagaggaGACGGGATGACTGGCCTGACAG GGACTGGGAGCGTGGCAGAGAGAGGAGGCGGGACTATGATCGTGCCCGCAGGGACAGATTTTCGCCACCAAGACATGTTAGTCCGCAACACAAACGCATGAGGAGAGATTG GGATGACCATCGGGGAGAGCCTTACCGTTTCGAGCGACCCTATGGAGGAGGTGGGGCGCTGTTTCCGGGGGTGGGGCCTCAGGGCTGGCCACCGGACCTTCCTCACCTTCACCCACATCACGGAGGTCACGTATTGCAGGGCAG GTTAGCAATGGTGGATCCTGACCTCCCGCCCCCAGGCCCCCCCACTATGAGGAGCTTCAAG GACTTCTTGCTGAACATGGAGGACAGCGTTGATGAAACTGAGGCAGTCAAGCGCTACAATCAGTACAAAGTGGACTTCCGGCGGCAGCAGCTGCAAGACTTCTTTATCCAGCACAAAGACCAAGAGTGGTTCCGATCCAAGTACCACCCTGATGACATCAGGACCAGCAAGGCAGAGTCTCTGGCCGCCCTGAAACTGCGTCTGGGCGTGTTCCTCTTTCTGTCAGACAATAAGTGGCTGGACAGTGTGTCGCTGGACATGGAGCACGCTCCTGCCATAATCAAAGTGCTGGATGCAG CTGTCATAAAGATGGAGGGGGGCACAGACTTGGACCTGAAAGTTCTCGAGGTGCCAGTGACCGGTGGCGAGTCGTCCCAGGAGTCGGCCACCAACGAAGTAGGCGGGGCTCAAAGCCACAAG AGCATGGACGAAGACGCCAAGCAGAACGGCGAGAAGGAACCGAGCcaagatgaggaagaggaggcgtcGGAGAAAGAAGAGAAGGAAGCCAAGAAA GGCAGGAAAAGGAAGCGCAGCATGTCAGCTGACAGCGGCGAGGGGTCCGCCTCTGACTCCTCCCACTCTGATGGAGAGaaggacgacgacgacgaggaaCAAG AGTTACCGGCGAGGCCTCGGCCACTCCACCTCACCACCTCGCTCTTCATAAGGAGCATCCCACCAGATGTCTGTAAGGAAGAGATCACCGCT TTGTGTCTCAGGTACCCGGGCTTCCTGCGGGTGGCGCTGTCGGACCCTCAACCAGAGAGGAG GTTCTTCCGTCGCTGTTGGGTGACCTTTGACCGCAGCATCAACATTAAAGAGACCTGCTGGAACTTGCAGAACATCAGA CTACGAGACTGCGAGCTCTCTCCCGTGGTCAACAGAGATTTGTGTCGGCGTGTTCGCAGCGTTAATGGGCTGACGCACCATAAACCTGTGGTGAGAAACGACATCCGTCTAGCAGCCAGACTCGTGCATGCACTGGACCAGAAGGGCGAGCTGTGGCAGGGACAg ATGGAGACCAACCCCGTCCTCAACAACATCACTGACTACCTCATTGAGGAGGTCAgtgctgaggaggaggagctaaCTGGTTGCGACAGCGGCGAAGCAACCGATGCCAAAGACTCCTCCTCTGAAGTCACCGTGGAGACAGATGAGAAATTGCTTGAG GTCCTGGACAGACTCTTGGTCTACTTGCGTCTGGTCCACTCTGTCGACTACTACAACTTCTGTGAGTACCCTGCTGAGGACGAGATGCCTCATCGCTGTGGACTTTTCCATGTGCGTGGACCCCTACCTGTGGCCAAGATCACTTCAACGGAGG TGAGTGAACATCAAAAGATGTGCGAGGAGCGTCTGGCTCCTCTGCTGAGTCCGTCAGAAGTTCTGGCTACAGAAGATGCAGCACGTCTGGGCAAGAAAGACCCAGAACAGGAG gtGGAGAAGTTCCTTTCAGCCAACACTCAGGAGCTCAGTAAAGATAAGTGGCTCTGTCCTCTGAGTGGGAAGAAGTTTAAG GCTCCAGAGTTTGTGCGCAAACACATCTTAAACAAACACGGTGACAAGGTGGCCGCCGTGAGACAGGAGGTGGAGTTTTTTAACAATTACCTGTTGGACGCCAAGAGACCTGCCCTCCCTGAGAACAAGCCCCTCCCACCACCAGCGCAAG CTGCTGGTGTGCTTCCAGTTCCTCCCTCTGGCTTTCCTGGTCAGTCGCCACAACAGCAAAGCCTTCTGGGATATCCACCTGGCATCAGGCCTCCCATGCCCGCATTCCCTG gTGGTCCTCATTACCCATCCAACCAGTTTGGAGCTGGACGTGGGGCGTATGACAACTTCAGGGGTCAGTTAGGAGGTGGCGCATTTCCCGGGAAACAACGCAACAACAG gggcaTGCGAGGAGACCCACGCTCCATCATCGAATACAGAGACCTGGACGCACCAGACGACCTTGACttcttttaa